The nucleotide sequence taggattaaatgaaatagtttGGGCTGGGAGACATAGCCAAAAGTTTTAGGTACCATTTACTGATTACTACATGTCATTTACTGGCTAAAagctttacataaattatctttaATCCACAAGAAATTTCCATGAACTTTGTCTTGTTctaatcaccattttacagatgaggcactTGAAGTTTAGCAAGGTTAAGAAACTTGTTCAAGGTTCACAGCTACGAAAAGCGTAGAGTAGGAATCTGAAGCAGACAAGTACAGAACCCATGCTTTTAAGCACTAAGATGTACTGTTCCAAGcccttgaaataattattttctttagttgtCAGGCCTTCGATTAACCACTTTTATTGGTGAAAAAATAGAAGTTTAGGGGTAAAACAATTTGAGgttatgcaaatatttaaaatcaatcaGGTCTGTTTGATTCTGTCTCTTGCTCCTTACGATTCTGTCATTGTTTAATTGATATACTTTCTAGGATGTCATTCTGTTCCCCTACTTTGAATTGGATTTTATTCTGACTGAATACAAGGGGTGCAAAATAGGGAGGACTTCAAAATCTGGTTCCGAGGCCTTCCCATTGTGTGAAGAATCGAGCTATTGCATGTGACTGCCTCTAAATGGcctgcatttctctttctttgctggTAGCACTCACAGAAAACACTGGACTTCCCCGGAAGCTGCTTGAAAAACACGACCCCTGGCCAGCCTATGTCACCTATACCTCCCAGACAGTGAAACGACTCATTGAGAAAAGCAAAACTAGAGAACTGGAATGCATGCATGCCCTTGAAGAAAGCCCCTGGGCATCTAGGCAGAATAAACCTTCCAGCGTCATTCAGCCAAAAAGGAGAAAGTCGTCCAAGTCTTCCGGCAAAGCTGTGTTCAGGGACATGCTGTCAGAATCCACGTTATCAATGTGGGGTGCTTATTCGGTATCGGCCATGGCTCCTACCATGATCCCAGAACCCACACGCTTACATACGGATTCCAGAGACTGTCCAGCTGAAAACTATAACAAGATCATCTTTGCCCGAAAGCCTGTGATGAGGATGCTCTCTACAGTTCGCtactgaccaacaaggagaaacatGCAAATGTTTAGCTAGGGGTCCCTGCAGCCATCCCCCAAGAACATACAGCAATTAAGCTCCATTTACCACTCATTTCATGGTGTCCTTTAAATC is from Macaca thibetana thibetana isolate TM-01 chromosome 16, ASM2454274v1, whole genome shotgun sequence and encodes:
- the CDRT4 gene encoding CMT1A duplicated region transcript 4 protein isoform X1 produces the protein MSCTRDLKKQFSAGRREEGKISGHGIRTCDVKKSVNIKKKMDARRMKKEALTENTGLPRKLLEKHDPWPAYVTYTSQTVKRLIEKSKTRELECMHALEESPWASRQNKPSSVIQPKRRKSSKSSGKAVFRDMLSESTLSMWGAYSVSAMAPTMIPEPTRLHTDSRDCPAENYNKIIFARKPVMRMLSTVRY
- the CDRT4 gene encoding CMT1A duplicated region transcript 4 protein isoform X2: MDARRMKKEALTENTGLPRKLLEKHDPWPAYVTYTSQTVKRLIEKSKTRELECMHALEESPWASRQNKPSSVIQPKRRKSSKSSGKAVFRDMLSESTLSMWGAYSVSAMAPTMIPEPTRLHTDSRDCPAENYNKIIFARKPVMRMLSTVRY